A genomic window from Gossypium hirsutum isolate 1008001.06 chromosome D10, Gossypium_hirsutum_v2.1, whole genome shotgun sequence includes:
- the LOC121222056 gene encoding receptor-like protein EIX2, which yields MGSNQYMIDLSNNYFSGSLFHFLCYQLNGTITTSFLGIANNLLSGEIPDCWIKWQSFQVLRLDGNRFTGKIPSSMGTLSELQSLNLHNNKLHGEIPLSLKNCTKLLAINLGKNELDGNIPRWLGQDLSNLIILILRSNKFGGNIPDHLCALSSLQILDLAENNLFGSMPRCMSNFSAMVRGNGSRDNIIEYRGLNGPSTLESASIVTKDQLLVYDKTLNLVRLVDFSCNNLSGEIPKEVTSLQGLQTMNLSRNHLTGKIPESIGSMKSLESLDLSQNQLSSSIPESMSSMTFLSHLNLSFNKLTGIIPV from the coding sequence ATGGGTTCCAATCAGTACATGATAGACCTTTCCAATAATTATTTCTCGGgatctcttttccattttctgtGCTATCAGTTGAATGGTACCATCACAACAAGTTTTCTTGGTATTGCTAACAATCTTTTATCTGGAGAGATACCCGATTGTTGGATCAAGTGGCAATCTTTCCAAGTCTTGCGGTTAGATGGCAACAGATTCACTGGTAAAATTCCAAGCTCCATGGGAACTTTGTCAGAACTTCAATCACTAAATCTTCACAACAACAAGCTTCATGGAGAAATCCCTTTGTCACTGAAAAATTGCACAAAGTTGCTTGCAATTAACCTTGGAAAGAATGAACTAGATGGCAACATTCCAAGATGGCTAGGCCAGGATCTTTCGAATCTAATAATTCTAATTCTTCGATCAAACAAATTTGGAGGTAACATACCGGACCATTTATGTGCTCTTAGTTCTCTCCAAATTTTGGACCTTGCTGAAAACAATCTCTTTGGGAGCATGCCAAGATGTATGAGCAACTTCAGTGCTATGGTTAGAGGGAATGGTTCTAGGGACAACATCATAGAATATAGAGGCCTTAACGGACCATCTACTTTGGAATCTGCATCAATTGTGACGAAAGACCAATTACTTGTATATGACAAAACTCTCAACTTGGTTAGACTTGTTGATTTCTCTTGTAACAATTTGTCAGGAGAGATCCCCAAAGAAGTAACGAGCCTCCAAGGTTTGCAAACAATGAACTTGTCTCGAAATCACTTAACTGGAAAGATCCCTGAAAGCATTGGCAGTATGAAATCATTAGAATCTCTTGATCTATCTCAAAATCAGCTCTCTAGTTCAATTCCTGAAAGCATGTCAAGTATGACGTTTTTGAGCCACTTGAACTTGTCCTTTAACAAATTGACTGGCATAATACCTGTTTAA